The proteins below are encoded in one region of Thermodesulfovibrio thiophilus DSM 17215:
- a CDS encoding DUF512 domain-containing protein: MIKSCPKIEYIVPQSPAHRAGIQSGDKILSINRNPIKDALDLMFFGDEEFLKIIIERNGNKMSFIVQKNEEPLGIQVEQFRIKRCRNRCLFCFVDQLPKGLRKSLYIKDEDYRASFLYGNYITLTNLTKNDYERIKKLRLSPLYISVHATDPEIRNSLIGNFDALPVMVELKKLAKIKIRMHTQVVLCPGINDGSVLERTITDLYKLYPYISSIAIVPVGLTKYHKNGLLPVTKEKAEEVIKIVETFQKRFHRKHGVSFVYLADEFYIKAAQNFPALHIYDDFPQIENGVGMVPLFMDKAMTLQIPSMKFKKRFVSFTGISFYSYLSQFIEKLKKKNIAFDVYPLKNNLFGETVTVTGLLTGEDIIKGLVSYVETGDVLLIPDVTMKDSENMFIDSLKMQDVEKVLQIKTIKIGSEPEDIIKAIEYNK, translated from the coding sequence ATGATAAAGTCATGTCCTAAGATTGAATATATAGTTCCTCAAAGCCCTGCACATAGAGCAGGAATTCAATCTGGCGATAAAATATTATCAATAAACAGAAATCCAATTAAAGATGCTTTGGATTTAATGTTCTTCGGCGATGAAGAATTTCTTAAAATTATAATAGAAAGAAATGGTAATAAAATGAGTTTTATTGTCCAGAAAAATGAAGAGCCACTGGGAATTCAGGTAGAACAGTTTAGAATAAAAAGATGCAGGAATAGATGTTTGTTTTGCTTTGTTGATCAGCTTCCAAAAGGATTGAGAAAATCTTTATATATTAAAGATGAGGACTATAGAGCAAGTTTTCTTTACGGCAACTATATAACCCTTACAAATCTTACAAAAAATGATTACGAGAGAATAAAAAAATTAAGACTCAGTCCACTATATATTTCTGTACATGCCACAGACCCTGAGATACGAAACAGTCTTATCGGAAATTTTGATGCTTTGCCTGTTATGGTAGAGCTTAAAAAACTGGCAAAGATAAAAATCAGAATGCACACTCAGGTGGTATTGTGTCCAGGAATAAATGATGGAAGCGTGCTTGAACGGACTATCACAGACCTTTATAAGCTTTACCCGTACATATCTTCAATAGCCATTGTTCCTGTAGGACTTACAAAATATCATAAAAATGGACTACTACCTGTAACTAAAGAAAAAGCAGAAGAAGTTATAAAAATTGTTGAGACATTTCAAAAAAGATTTCACAGAAAACATGGAGTTAGTTTTGTTTATCTTGCTGATGAGTTTTATATTAAGGCAGCACAAAACTTTCCTGCATTACATATTTACGATGACTTCCCTCAGATTGAAAACGGGGTTGGAATGGTTCCTCTATTTATGGATAAAGCCATGACATTGCAGATTCCTTCAATGAAGTTTAAAAAAAGATTTGTTAGCTTTACAGGCATTTCGTTTTATTCTTATTTATCTCAATTTATTGAAAAGCTCAAGAAAAAAAATATTGCTTTTGATGTTTACCCTTTAAAAAATAACTTATTTGGTGAGACAGTAACAGTAACTGGACTTTTAACCGGTGAAGATATAATTAAAGGATTGGTTTCCTATGTGGAAACAGGTGATGTGCTTCTTATCCCTGATGTTACAATGAAGGATTCAGAGAATATGTTTATTGACAGTTTAAAAATGCAGGATGTTGAAAAGGTTTTACAGATTAAAACAATAAAAATAGGTTCAGAACCAGAAGATATAATAAAAGCAATTGAATATAATAAGTAA